In the genome of Pseudorasbora parva isolate DD20220531a chromosome 10, ASM2467924v1, whole genome shotgun sequence, one region contains:
- the adss1 gene encoding adenylosuccinate synthetase isozyme 1, which produces MSLGWSGNDHKSYSNPPTGALKRPRNDSGNKVTVVLGAQWGDEGKGKVVDLLATESDIVCRCQGGNNAGHTVVVDEKEYDFHLLPSGIISTKCTSFIGNGVVIHLPGLFEEIDKNEKKGLKGWEKRLIISDRAHIVFDFHQAVDGLQEVQRQAQEGKNIGTTKKGIGPTYACKASRTGLRICDLMADFSEFSTRVKNLVQQYQSMYPTLKVDAESELKKLKDYAERIRPLVRDGVYFMYDAIHGSSKKILVEGANAALLDIDFGTYPFVTSSNCTVGGVCTGLGIPPANIGDVYGVSKAYTTRVGIGAFPTEQLNAVGELLQTRGHEVGVTTGRKRRCGWLDLVILKYAHMINGFTAIALTKLDILDVLDEIKVAVAYKINGKRVPYFPANLEVLQKVEVEYETFPGWKTDTSAARKWNDLPAKAQNYIRFIENHINVPIKWVGVGKSRECMIQMF; this is translated from the exons ATGTCTCTGGGCTGGTCAGGGAACGACCACAAGAGCTACTCGAACCCGCCGACGGGCGCCTTAAAACGGCCAAGAAACGACTCAGGGAACAAAGTCACGGTGGTTCTGGGCGCGCAATGGGGAGATGAAGGCAAGGGGAAAGTTGTCGATCTATTGGCAACGGAGTCCGACATCGTGTGCAGGTGTCAG GGAGGAAATAACGCTGGTCACACAGTGGTGGTGGATGAGAAGGAATATGACTTCCATCTTCTCCCGAGTGGAATAATCAGCACTAAATGCACATCATTCATCG GTAATGGCGTGGTCATTCATCTTCCAGGATTATTCGAAGAGATCGACAAGAATGAGAAAAAAG GGCTGAAAGGATGGGAGAAGAGACTAATCATCTCAGATCGGGCTCACATTG TATTTGACTTTCATCAGGCCGTGGACGGACTTCAGGAGGTTCAGAGACAAGCTCAGGAAGGCAAGAA CATCGGGACAACTAAGAAAGGCATCGGGCCCACGTACGCCTGTAAAGCGTCGCGCACCGGCCTTCGCATCTGTGACCTGATGGCAGACTTCAGCGAGTTCTCTACCAG GGTGAAGAACCTGGTGCAGCAATACCAGTCCATGTACCCCACGCTCAAAGTGGACGCAGAGAGCGAGCTGAAGAAGCTAAAG GACTATGCCGAGAGGATCCGGCCTCTGGTCAGAGATGGGGTCTATTTCATGTATGATGCAATCCACGGATCCTCAAAGAAGATCCTGGTGGAGGGGGCCAACGCGGCCCTCCTTGACATTGACTTTG GAACATACCCATTTGTAACATCGTCCAACTGCACCGTGGGAGGCGTGTGCACCGGTCTCGGCATCCCCCCCGCTAACATCGGCGATGTGTATGGAGTATCAAAGGCCTACACCACTAGAGTCGGGATAGGAGCCTTTCCCACAGAACAACTCAAT GCCGTAGGTGAGCTGCTGCAGACCAGAGGTCACGAGGTGGGCGTGACCACGGGCAGAAAGAGACGCTGTGGTTGGCTGGATTTGGTTATTCTCAAATATGCTCATATGATCAACGGATTCACTGC CATTGCTTTGACTAAACTGGACATCCTTGATGTTTTGGATGAAATTAAAGTCGCCGTGGCTTATAAGATCAACGGCAAAAGAGTCCCATATTTCCCAG CCAACTTGGAGGTTCTGCAGAAGGTGGAGGTTGAATACGAGACTTTTCCCGGATGGAAGACGGATACTTCAGCGGCCAGGAAGTGGAACGATCTTCCTGCTAAAGCTCAGAACTACATCCGCTTCATTGAGAATCATATCAACGTTCCTA TTAAGTGGGTCGGTGTTGGGAAATCCAGAGAATGCATGATCCAGATGTTCTAG